Proteins encoded together in one Camelina sativa cultivar DH55 chromosome 9, Cs, whole genome shotgun sequence window:
- the LOC104713827 gene encoding 5'-nucleotidase domain-containing protein DDB_G0275467-like, producing the protein MTFMTSSRRLLPLGASLTRGSFATDQIRNGFLTSFRGFATVTSSESEAALANLEAKYAVALPECSTVDEDITKIRREFELAKQRFLNIPEALNSMPKMNPQGIYVNKNLRLDNIQVYGFDYDYTLAHYSSHLQSLIYDLAKQHMVNEFRYPDACVQFKYDPTFPIRGLYYDKQKGCLMKLDFFGSIEPDGCYFGRRKLSRKEIESMYGTRHIGRDQARGLVGLMDFFCFSEACLIADMVQYFVDAKLEFDASNIYNDVNRAIQHVHRSGLVHRGILADPNRYLLKNGKLLRFLRMLKDKGKKLFLLTNSPYHFVDGGMRYLMEDSFGLRDSWRELFDVVIAKANKPEFYTSEHPFRCYDSERDNLAFTKVDAFDPKKVYYHGCLKSFLQITKWHGPEVIYFGDHLFSDLRGPSKAGWRTAAIIHELEREIQIQNGDSYRFEQAKFHIIQELLGRFHATVSDTHRSEACQSLLDELNNARQRARDTMKQMFNRSFGATFVTDTGQESAFSYHIHQYADVYTSKPENFLLYRPEAWLHVPYDIKIMPHHVKVASNLFGT; encoded by the exons ATGACTTTTATGACTTCCTCTCGCCGTCTTCTCCCTCTCGGAGCATCGCTCAct AGAGGATCATTTGCTACCGATCAAATCCGAAATG GATTTCTAACAAGTTTCCGAGGATTCGCAACCGTTACTTCGTCGGAATCGGAGGCGGCGTTAGCCAATCTGGAAGCGAAATATGCCGTTGCTTTGCCGGAATGTTCTACCGTGGATGAGGATATCACCAAGATCCGGCGTGAGTTCGAGCTGGCGAAACAGAGGTTTCTTAATATCCCTGAAGCATTAAATAGTATGCCTAAGATGAATCCTCAAG GGATATATGTTAATAAGAATCTGAGATTGGATAATATACAAGTTTATGGATTTGATTATGACTACACTTTGGCACACTACTCATCTCATTTGCAGAGCTTGATCTATGATCTTGCCAAGCAGCATATGGTTAATGAG TTTAGATATCCTGATGCTTGCGTCCAGTTTAAGTATGATCCGACTTTTCCCATCCGAGGTTTGTACTACGATAAACAAAAAGGTTGCCTCATGAAATTGGATTTCTTTGGTTCTATTGAGCCAGACGGGTGTTATTTCGGTCGTCGTAAG CTTAGTAGGAAGGAAATAGAGAGTATGTATGGAACACGACACATAGGTCGTGATCAAGCGAGAGGTCTGGTGGGATTGATGGATTTCTTCTGTTTCAGCGAG gccTGTCTTATTGCAGACATGGTCCAATATTTTGTCGATGCCAAACTTGAGTTTGATGCCTCTAACATCTACAATGATGTCAATCGTGCTATTCAACATGTCCATAGAAGTGGATTGGTTCATAGAGGGATTCTTGCTGATCCTAACAGATATTTGCTAAAAAAT GGTAAGCTTCTACGTTTCCTGAGAATGCTAAAAGATAAAGGAAAGAAGCTATTTTTGCTGACCAACTCTCCGTATCATTTTGTTGATGGTGGAATGCGCTATCTGATGGAG GACTCTTTTGGCCTCAGAGATTCCTGGCGAGAGCTCTTCGATGTTGTGATTGCTAAAGCAAACAAACCAGAATTTTACACATCTGAGCACCCTTTCCG TTGTTACGATTCTGAGAGGGACAATTTGGCGTTTACAAAAGTGGATGCATTTGACCCGAAGAAAGTTTACTACCATGGCTGTCTAAAATCCTTCCTTCAGATCACAAAGTGGCATGGCCCTGAG GTTATTTATTTCGGAGATCACTTATTTAGTGATCTAAGAGGGCCTTCAAAAGCTGGTTGGCGAACTGCTGCGATAATTCATGAGCTCGAG cgAGAGATACAGATACAAAATGGTGATAGCTACCGGTTTGAGCAG GCAAAATTCCATATTATCCAAGAGTTACTCGGTAGATTTCACGCGACTGTATCAGACACTCATAGAAGCGAAGCATGCCAATCTCTTTTGGATGAGCTGAACAATGCAAGACAGAGAGCACGAGACACAATGAAACAAATGTTCAACAGATCGTTCGGAGCTACATTTGTCACAGACACTGGTCAAGAATCAGCATTCTCTTATCACATCCACCAATACGCAGACGTTTACACCAGTAAACCTGAGAACTTTCTGTTATACCGACCCGAAGCTTGGCTTCACGTTCCTTATGATATCAAGATCATGCCACATCATGTGAAG GTTGCTTCAAACCTTTTCGGAACCTGA
- the LOC104713820 gene encoding heterodimeric geranylgeranyl pyrophosphate synthase large subunit 2-like produces the protein MGQITRERSFLIRFDEMEPQIIFLYLSLLILSINFFFTNLKPRLARLLQPSLETRATAAFLSRKEVAEFLDSPKDEEDEDTDSDDDLTFEFDPYMMSKAESVNKALEEAIPVGEPVKIHEAMRYAILAAGKRVRPILCLASCELVGGKENAAMPAACAVEMIHTMSLIKDDLPCMDNDDLRRGKPTTHKVYGEGVAILSGGALLSLAFEHMTTAEISPERMVWAVRELARSIGTKGLVAGQAMDISSEGVDLSEAGLEHLEFIHVHKTAVLLETAAVLGAIIGGGSDEQIERVRKFARCIGLLFQVVDDILDETKSSEELGKTAGKDQLLGKLTYPKLMGLEKSKEFVKRLTRDARQHLHGFSSEKVAPLVCLTTFIANRNK, from the exons ATGGGACAAATAACTCGAGAAAGAAGTTTTTTGATTCGATTTGATGAAATGGAACctcaaattatttttctctatCTCTCACTTCTCATTCTCTccataaacttcttcttcacaaatctTAAACCGAGGCTAGCCCGTCTCCTCCAGCCTTCTTTGGAAACGCGTGCCACGGCTGCGTTTTTATCCCGAAAAGAAGTAGCCGAGTTTCTTGATTCTcccaaagacgaagaagatgaagataccGATTCAGATGACGACTTGACGTTTGAATTTGATCCGTACATGATGAGCAAAGCCGAATCAGTTAACAAAGCTCTAGAGGAAGCCATTCCAGTCGGCGAGCCAGTCAAGATCCACGAGGCCATGCGTTATGCGATTCTTGCGGCTGGAAAACGCGTTAGGCCAATACTTTGTCTCGCTTCTTGTGAGCTGGTAG GTGGCAAAGAGAATGCAGCAATGCCAGCCGCTTGTGCGGTTGAGATGATCCACACGATGTCTCTTATCAAAGACGATTTACCTTGTATGGACAATGATGACCTACGCCGTGGGAAGCCAACGACGCATAAAGTATATGGTGAAGGAGTGGCTATTCTCTCCGGTGGGGCTCTCTTGTCTCTTGCCTTCGAGCACATGACGACGGCAGAGATATCACCGGAGAGAATGGTATGGGCGGTGAGAGAATTGGCTAGGTCTATTGGCACGAAAGGGTTAGTCGCGGGACAAGCGATGGATATAAGCAGTGAAGGTGTGGACCTAAGCGAAGCTGGATTAGAGCATTTGGAGTTTATCCATGTCCATAAGACCGCGGTTTTGTTGGAAACTGCCGCGGTTCTTGGAGCCATTATTGGTGGTGGATCTGATGAGCAGATTGAGAGAGTGAGGAAGTTTGCAAGGTGCATTGGGTTGTTGTTTCAAGTGGTGGATGATATTTTGGACGAGACGAAGTCCTCGGAGGAATTGGGAAAAACTGCCGGAAAAGATCAGCTCCTCGGAAAGCTAACGTATCCGAAGTTAATGGGGTTGGAGAAATCGAAGGAATTTGTTAAGAGATTGACGAGAGATGCACGGCAACATCTTCACGGGTTTAGTTCGGAAAAGGTGGCTCCTTTAGTGTGTCTTACTACTTTTATTGCTAACAGAAATAAgtga
- the LOC104713822 gene encoding tetraspanin-8-like isoform X1, producing the protein MVRCSNNLVGILNFLVFLLSIPILAGGIWLSQKGSTECERFLDKPVIALGVFLMVVAIAGLIGSCCRVTWLLWVYLFVMFLLILLVFCITVFAFVVTNKGAGEAIAGKGYKEYRLGDYSDWLQNRVNNGKNWNKIRSCLVESKVCSKLEAKFIDVPVNNFYQEHLTALQSGCCKPSDACGFEYVNPTTWNKNTTGTLAHPDCQTWDNAKDRLCFDCESCKAGLLDNVKSAWKKVAIVNIIFLVFLIIVYSVGCCAFRNNKRDDSYTRTYGYKP; encoded by the exons ATGGTTCGTTGTAGCAACAACCTTGTTGGTATACTTAACTTCCTAGTCTTTCTCCTCTCAATCCCAATCTTAGCTGGAGGAATCTGGCTAAGCCAAAAAGGGTCAACAGAGTGTGAAAGGTTCCTAGACAAACCCGTGATTGCTCTTGGTGTTTTTCTCATGGTTGTAGCTATAGCTGGTTTGATTGGTTCATGTTGTAGAGTCAC ATGGCTTCTTTGGGTTTATCTCTTTGTCATGTTCCTTTTGATTCTCCTTGTGTTCTGTATAACAGTTTTCGCCTTTGTTGTTACAAACAAAGGTGCTGGTGAAGCTATTGCTGGAAAGGGTTATAAAGAGTATAGACTTGGTGATTACTCTGATTGGTTGCAGAATCGTGTTAACAATGGTAAAAACTGGAATAAGATTAGGAGTTGTCTTGTTGAGAGCAAAGTTTGTTCTAAGCTTGAAGCTAAGTTTATTGATGTTCCTGTCAATAATTTCTACCAAGAACATCTTACTGCTCTTCAG TCCGGTTGCTGCAAACCCTCAGATGCATGTGGATTCGAGTACGTAAACCCCACAACCTGGAACAAGAACACAACGGGAACACTTGCTCATCCAGACTGCCAAACCTGGGACAACGCGAAAGACAGGCTCTGCTTCGATTGTGAATCTTGCAAAGCGGGTCTACTAGACAACGTCAAGAGCGCATGGAAGAAAGTAGCGATCGTAAACATCATCTTCCTTGTCTTCCTCATCATTGTCTACTCTGTTGGTTGCTGTGCTTTCAGGAACAACAAGAGGGATGACAGTTATACCCGTACCTATGGATATAAGCCTTGA
- the LOC104713822 gene encoding tetraspanin-8-like isoform X2, whose translation MVRCSNNLVGILNFLVFLLSIPILAGGIWLSQKGSTECERFLDKPVIALGVFLMVVAIAGLIGSCCRVTWLLWVYLFVMFLLILLVFCITVFAFVVTNKGAGEAIAGKGYKEYRLGDYSDWLQNRVNNGKNWNKIRSCLVESKVCSKLEAKFIDVPVNNFYQEHLTALQSGCCKPSDACGFEYVNPTTWNKNTTGTLAHPDCQTWDNAKDRLCFDCESCKAGLLDNVKSAWKKVAIVNIIFLVFLIIVYSVGCCAFRNNKRDDSYTRTYGYKP comes from the exons ATGGTTCGTTGTAGCAACAACCTTGTTGGTATACTTAACTTCCTAGTCTTTCTCCTCTCAATCCCAATCTTAGCTGGAGGAATCTGGCTAAGCCAAAAAGGGTCAACAGAGTGTGAAAGGTTCCTAGACAAACCCGTGATTGCTCTTGGTGTTTTTCTCATGGTTGTAGCTATAGCTGGTTTGATTGGTTCATGTTGTAGAGTCACATGGCTTCTTTGGGTTTATCTCTTTGTCATGTTCCTTTTGATTCTCCTTGTGTTCTGTATAACAGTTTTCGCCTTTGTTGTTACAAACAAAGGTGCTGGTGAAGCTATTGCTGGAAAGGGTTATAAAGAGTATAGACTTGGTGATTACTCTGATTGGTTGCAGAATCGTGTTAACAATGGTAAAAACTGGAATAAGATTAGGAGTTGTCTTGTTGAGAGCAAAGTTTGTTCTAAGCTTGAAGCTAAGTTTATTGATGTTCCTGTCAATAATTTCTACCAAGAACATCTTACTGCTCTTCAG TCCGGTTGCTGCAAACCCTCAGATGCATGTGGATTCGAGTACGTAAACCCCACAACCTGGAACAAGAACACAACGGGAACACTTGCTCATCCAGACTGCCAAACCTGGGACAACGCGAAAGACAGGCTCTGCTTCGATTGTGAATCTTGCAAAGCGGGTCTACTAGACAACGTCAAGAGCGCATGGAAGAAAGTAGCGATCGTAAACATCATCTTCCTTGTCTTCCTCATCATTGTCTACTCTGTTGGTTGCTGTGCTTTCAGGAACAACAAGAGGGATGACAGTTATACCCGTACCTATGGATATAAGCCTTGA
- the LOC104713821 gene encoding uncharacterized protein LOC104713821, which translates to MGSSSQHQGVQKEPCQYYYCLPNGHANNQTQRGDFGDVNLKILRSRASEICPCFQILRICGLLVSSGRRCCSLFTEWRLRSFRWFTLVENTRQWRSLVPPAMALISSFIDKSMHHWISESPLSWCFVCLSSLPSCVPCLL; encoded by the exons ATGGGAAGCTCATCTCAGCACCAAGGTGTCCAGAAGGAGCCGTGCCAATACTATTACTGCCTACCTAATGGTCATGCAAATAATCAGACACAG CGTGGAGATTTTGGCGATGTGAATCTGAAGATTTTGAGATCGAGAGCTAGTgagatttgtccttgtttccaGATTCTTCGGATCTGTGGGTTGTTGGTGAGCTCGGGTCGCCGCTGTTGTTCGCTATTCACGGAGTGGAGGCTCAGATCCTTTCGCTGGTTCACCTTGGTTGAGAATACGCGACAGTGGAGATCCTTGGTTCCTCCTGCGATGGCACTTATTTCTTCCTTCATCGACAAATCTATGCATCATTGGATCTCTGAATCTCCTTTATCTTGGTGTTTCGTTTGCCTCTCCTCTCTCCCTTCTTGTGTCCCCTGTTTGCTCTGA
- the LOC104715920 gene encoding uncharacterized protein LOC104715920, with amino-acid sequence MRILSWNCQGARAEPTTRRIEEMHKMYSPSFMFLCETKNDRSFMEDKQTSLGYDNLFTVEPKGNNNDGGLALFYSNDYPVHILASDDHLIDTETVIDGNRVFMTFVYGDPVVKCRQYVWERLTRIGIARSDACWFIIGDFNEITGNHEKRGGKKRSENSFLPFRAMIQACGFIDFPFQGNQFSWKGQRTNGNIRSQLDRAMGNKEWHNIFPHTNVEYLKMWGSDHRPLLASIPSSLKKKFMLDKRRSGKAGLKEAMMEGWCVKGSHENHHPLSKKIQNSQRIISFGKKSTQTNAEKLIKELQNKIDETYEDILAPPETLLDLKLRLCDAYKEEGTFWF; translated from the coding sequence ATGAGGATTCTATCGTGGAATTGCCAAGGGGCAAGAGCCGAACCCACAACACGTAGAATAGAAGAAATGCACAAGATGTATTCTCCaagttttatgtttctttgtgaaACCAAGAATGACCGCTCGTTTATGGAAGACAAACAAACCTCTCTCGGATATGACAACCTCTTCACCGTGGAACCAAAGGGCAACAACAATGATGGAGGACTAGCTCTTTTTTATTCTAATGATTATCCGGTTCATATTCTAGCCTCGGATGATCACTTGATTGACACTGAGACTGTCATTGATGGAAACCGAGTATTCATGACGTTCgtttatggtgatccggttGTTAAATGCAGACAATATGTTTGGGAGCGGTTAACCCGTATCGGGATTGCTCGTTCTGATGCTTGTTGGTTCATTATTGGTGATTTCAATGAGATTACCGGCAATCATGAGAAACGTGGTGGCAAAAAAAGATCAGAGAACTCTTTTCTACCTTTCCGTGCTATGATCCAAGCATGTGGATTTATTGATTTCCCTTTCCAAGGAAATCAATTCTCATGGAAAGGACAACGGACAAATGGGAATATACGATCTCAGTTAGACAGAGCCATGGGGAACAAAGAGTGGCACAACATATTTCCTCACACTAATGTGGAGTATTTGAAGATGTGGGGTTCTGATCATAGACCCCTTCTAGCGTCTATTCCATCaagtctgaaaaaaaaattcatgttagACAAAAGAAGGAGTGGAAAAGCTGGACTCAAAGAAGCCATGATGGAAGGATGGTGTGTCAAGGGATCACACGAAAACCATCATCCACTATCGAAGAAAATCCAAAATTCTCAAAGAATTATCTCCTTTGGGAAGAAATCTACTCAAACAAATGCGGAGAAACTTATCAAGGAACTCCAAAATAAGATTGATGAAACATATGAGGATATTCTTGCTCCACCGGAAACTCTCCTTGATCTGAAATTGAGGCTTTGTGATGCTTATAAAGAAGAGGGAACCTTCTGGTTTTAA
- the LOC104713826 gene encoding HD domain-containing protein 2: MKNVNRVFFCKSLSLVILVPSFTRSTLRFTYSSASASAASSSLSSPNRAIHCMASDSPQPGDGSVSLSSPNSAAVPTSSASSAIDFLSLCTRLKTTPRAGWIKRDVKDPESIADHMYRMGLMALISSDIPGVNRDKCMKMAIVHDIAEAIVGDITPSCGISKEEKNRRESEALEHMCKLLGGGERANEIAELWREYEENSSPEAKVVKDFDKVEMILQALEYEQAQGKDLEEFFQSTAGKFQTDIGKAWASEIVSRRRKQH; this comes from the exons atgaagaatgtGAATCGAGTCTTCTTCTGCAAATCACTCTCTCTCGTCATCCTCGTTCCTTCTTTCACTCGTTCCACTCTCCGATTCACTTACTCCTCCGCCTCCGCCTccgcagcttcttcttctttgtcttctcctaaCCGTGCGATTCACTGCATGGCTTCCGATTCCCCTCAACCCGGAGATGGTTccgtctctctttcttctcctaaTTCCGCGGCGGTTCCCACTTCTTCCGCTTCTTCCGCCATCGATTTCCTCTCTCTCTGTACTCGCCTCAAG ACAACTCCAAGAGCTGGATGGATCAAAAGAGACGTAAAAGATCCAGAATCAATAGCGGATCACATGTATCGGATGGGTCTTATGGCTCTAATTTCTTCAGATATCCCTGGTGTTAACAGAGACAA ATGCATGAAAATGGCAATTGTTCATGACATTGCAGAAG CCATTGTAGGAGACATTACACCTTCTTGTGGGATCtctaaagaagagaaaaaccgAAGAGAAAGTGAAGCACTTGAACACATGTGCAAACTCTTGGGTGGAGGAGAAAGAG CCAATGAAATCGCTGAGCTTTGGAGAGAATATGAAGAGAACTCTTCACCTGAAGCTAAAGTTGTTAAAGATTTCGACAAGGTTGAGATGATACTACAAGCTTTGGAATACGAACAAG CGCAAGGGAAAGATCTAGAAGAGTTTTTCCAATCGACCGCAG GTAAGTTCCAGACTGATATAGGCAAGGCTTGGGCGTCGGAGATTGTTTCAAGAAGACGAAAGCAACATTAG
- the LOC104713830 gene encoding cinnamoyl-CoA reductase-like SNL6, with the protein MNQEKPTSCCCVLDASTYVGFWILNRLLTKGYSVHAAIRKNGESMLEEKIRDMEAKEERLEVYDVDVLDYQTILVALNNCNAVFCCLDNPEGYDEEKEVDVEVRGAINVVEACARTESIEKIVFSSSLTAAIWRDNIGTQKDVDEKCWSDLDFCLKKKLWHALAKTQSEKAAWALAMDRMVNMVSVNPGLIVGPSVTQHNPRPTMSYLKGASQMYENGVLAYADVEFVADVHIRAFEDTSACGRYFCFNQIVNTEDEALKLVQTLSPLIPMPLGYEKEMQGSEVYEERLRNKKLNKLVEAGFAC; encoded by the exons atgaatCAAGAAAAGCCCACTTCTTGTTGCTGTGTTCTTGATGCTTCCACTTATGTTGGTTTCTGGATTCTCAATAGATTGCTCACTAAAGGTTACTCTGTTCACGCCGCTATCCGTAAAAATG GGGAGAGTATGCTTGAGGAGAAGATCAGAGACATGgaagctaaagaagagagattagaGGTTTATGATGTTGATGTGTTAGATTACCAAACCATCCTCGTTGCTCTCAACAATTGTAATGCTGTGTTCTGTTGCTTGGACAACCCTGAAGGGTATGAT GAGGAGAAGGAAGTGGATGTGGAAGTGAGAGGAGCGATAAATGTGGTGGAAGCATGTGCAAGAACAGAGAGTATAGAGAAGATTGTGTTTTCATCTTCGTTGACTGCTGCAATTTGGAGAGATAACATTGGAACTcaaaaagatgttgatgagaAGTGTTGGAGTGATCTTGACTTCTGTCTCAAAAAGaag CTATGGCATGCTCTTGCGAAGACACAATCTGAGAAGGCAGCTTGGGCGTTAGCCATGGACCGTATGGTCAACATGGTCTCGGTTAACCCGGGTCTCATCGTTGGACCCTCGGTGACTCAACACAACCCCAGACCCACCATGTCTTACCTCAAAG GAGCTTCACAAATGTATGAGAATGGTGTGTTAGCATACGCAGACGTAGAATTTGTAGCGGACGTTCACATTCGAGCATTCGAGGATACTTCGGCTTGTGGTAGATACTTTTGCTTCAACCAAATTGTGAATACGGAAGATGAAGCTCTCAAGCTTGTGCAAACTCTGTCTCCTTTGATACCTATGCCACTAGG gTATGAGAAAGAGATGCAAGGAAGTGAAGTTTatgaagagagattgagaaacaagaagctAAACAAATTGGTGGAAGCTGGCTTTGCATGTTAA
- the LOC104713823 gene encoding lysozyme D-like, whose protein sequence is MARVHGLVLLSLLVISSLVMLTESRVARKDLGIGLGLGLGIGIGGGSGSGAGAGAGSGSRSSSSSSSSSSSSSSSGGSGGSAGSSAGSFAGSRAGSGSGN, encoded by the coding sequence ATGGCTAGGGTACATGGTCTCGTTCTTCttagtttattggttatttCGAGTTTGGTTATGTTAACTGAGAGTCGGGTAGCAAGGAAGGACTTGGGAATAGGTTTGGGTCTTGGGTTGGGGATTGGTATTGGTGGTGGCTCAGGCTCTGGCGCTGGTGCTGGTGCTGGTTCAGGCTCGCGGTCTAGTTCATCATCTAGCTCAAGCTCATCATCGAGTTCAAGTTCTGGTGGTTCAGGTGGGTCGGCTGGATCATCTGCTGGTTCGTTTGCTGGATCTAGGGCTGGATCCGGATCTGGTaactaa
- the LOC104713829 gene encoding probable polygalacturonase has protein sequence MEFSMKSSTLKMIQTSFCILVVLAISSFSMMESRGVGIKGKAHVKYMALNCRKHRAVLTEFGAVGDGKTSNTKAFRKAITKLAPMAADGGVQLIVPPGKWLTGSFNLTSHFTLFIKKGATILASQDESEYPVVAPLPSYGQGRDAAGPTFASLISGTNLTDVVITGNNGTINGQGKYWWVKYRSGGFKSITRPYTIEIISSKDVQISDITIIDSPSWNIHPVYCNNVIVKGVTILAPIDSPNTDGINPDSCTNTLIEDCYVVSGDDCIAVKSGWDQFGIKVGKPTQQLSIRRLTCISPDSAGIALGSEMSGGIKDVRIEDITLLQTQSAIRIKTAVGRGGYVKDIFARKFTMKTMQYVFWMSGAYNQHPVSGFDPKAMPQITNINYSDMTADNVTQPAKLDGLKNDPFTKICMSNINMTLAPEPKKLLWNCTDISGVSSKVTPKPCSLLPKARVNCVFPVDKIPIESVVLKKCSA, from the exons ATGGAGTTCTCTATGAAATCTTCAACTCTAAAG ATGATTCAAACAAGTTTTTGTATATTAGTAGTTTTGGCTATTAGTAGTTTTTCGATGATGGAATCTCGGGGTGTAGGCATCAAAGGAAAGGCACATGTTAAATATATGGCCTTGAATTGTCGAAAACATAGGGCAGTTTTAACAGAATTTGGAGCAGTTGGTGATGGAAAGACCTCGAACACGAAAGCGTTTAGAAAAGCCATAACCAAGCTTGCTCCAATGGCGGCCGACGGCGGAGTGCAACTCATTGTTCCACCAGGGAAATGGCTAACGGGAAGTTTTAACCTCACAAGCCATTTTACTTTGTTCATCAAAAAAGGTGCAACTATTCTTGCTTCTCAG GATGAATCTGAGTATCCAGTTGTTGCACCTTTGCCATCGTACGGACAAGGAAGAGATGCAGCAGGACCAACATTTGCTAGTTTAATCTCTGGCACAAACCTCACTGATGTTGTTATTACCG GTAACAACGGAACGATCAACGGGCAAGGGAAATACTGGTGGGTGAAGTACCGGAGTGGTGGATTTAAGTCGATCACGAGACCTTACACAATCGAAATCATATCCTCTAAGGACGTTCAGATCTCAGACATCACGATCATTGATTCGCCTTCATGGAACATTCATCCCGTGTATTGTAACAATGTTATTGTCAAAGGCGTTACCATTCTTGCTCCTATCGATTCTCCTAATACCGATGGAATCAACCCGG ATTCATGCACCAACACATTAATAGAAGACTGTTACGTAGTCTCCGGAGACGATTGCATCGCCGTGAAGAGCGGTTGGGATCAGTTTGGTATCAAAGTCGGCAAGCCAACTCAACAACTGTCGATCAGACGGCTCACATGCATCTCTCCAGACAGCGCTGGAATAGCACTGGGAAGCGAAATGTCCGGTGGAATCAAAGATGTTAGAATCGAAGACATTACATTACTCCAGACACAATCCGCTATCCGAATCAAAACCGCAGTTGGTCGTGGTGGTTACGTTAAGGATATTTTCGCCCGAAAGTTTACCATGAAAACCATGCAATACGTTTTCTGGATGAGCGGTGCATATAACCAACACCCCGTTTCAGGGTTTGATCCCAAGGCTATGCCCCAAATTACGAACATTAACTACAGTGACATGACCGCGGATAATGTCACGCAACCCGCAAAGCTAGATGGGCTCAAGAACGATCCTTTCACAAAGATATGTATGTCGAATATAAACATGACTTTGGCTCCTGAACCAAAGAAGTTGTTGTGGAATTGTACTGACATCTCCGGGGTTTCAAGTAAGGTGACGCCCAAACCGTGTAGTTTGTTGCCGAAAGCTCGGGTTAATTGTGTTTTTCCGGTTGATAAGATTCCTATTGAATCTGTTGTCCTGAAGAAATGCTCTGCTTAG